One Eubacteriales bacterium mix99 genomic window carries:
- the spo0A gene encoding sporulation transcription factor Spo0A, producing the protein MKEKITVLIADDNKDFCDIINQYLSKQEDMDVVGIANDGMEALDLFYKTQPDVIVLDIIMPHLDGLGVLEKLNEDNLEKFPKVIILSAVGQDKITQRAITLGADYYIVKPFDLEVFVQRIRELTMTEDMDAIRFPSVSTSPDSTVSDAGRERNLEVEITNIIHEIGVPAHIKGYQYLREAITMVVNDIDLLGSITKKLYPGIAQKFNTTPSRVERAIRHAIEVAWSRGRVDTINKLFGYTVQDDKGKPTNGEFIAMVADKLRMQIRTV; encoded by the coding sequence ATGAAGGAAAAAATCACTGTACTGATTGCGGATGACAACAAGGACTTTTGCGATATCATCAACCAATATCTGAGTAAGCAGGAAGACATGGATGTAGTAGGGATTGCAAATGATGGTATGGAAGCATTGGACTTATTTTATAAAACGCAGCCGGATGTTATTGTACTGGATATTATCATGCCTCATTTGGATGGGCTGGGTGTGTTGGAGAAGCTGAATGAAGATAACCTGGAAAAATTCCCGAAAGTAATCATACTGTCTGCCGTGGGTCAGGATAAAATCACACAGAGAGCCATTACTCTGGGTGCAGATTACTATATCGTAAAGCCATTTGATCTGGAGGTATTCGTCCAGCGTATTCGCGAACTAACCATGACGGAAGATATGGATGCCATCCGGTTTCCGTCCGTTTCCACTTCTCCTGATTCCACTGTTTCAGATGCTGGCAGGGAACGGAACCTGGAAGTGGAGATTACGAATATCATTCATGAGATCGGGGTTCCGGCTCATATCAAGGGATATCAATATCTGCGGGAAGCCATCACCATGGTGGTCAATGATATTGATCTTTTGGGGAGCATTACAAAAAAGCTTTATCCGGGAATCGCCCAGAAGTTCAATACTACTCCCAGCAGAGTGGAGAGAGCCATTCGTCATGCCATTGAAGTGGCCTGGAGCCGGGGCAGGGTGGATACCATAAACAAGCTTTTTGGATATACGGTGCAGGATGATAAAGGAAAGCCGACGAACGGAGAGTTTATTGCCATGGTGGCTGACAAACTCAGAATGCAAATC
- the spoIVB gene encoding SpoIVB peptidase, with the protein MRKGIIKKIAGVLLAAFFLAFNYSSYVQNIVKFPTELEIFEGDTQTLNFRLPLQVKIRSRDKNVLKLNGDSLKDQQYCQVNQPLAIQPVKQGYVNLDFRLFGVIPIKQLKINVTSQKALIPGGNSIGVSLYTNGALIVGTSEVTDADGVTHFPAMDAGLLPGDVIEKINSVTVKDANHLSRLVNKVRGIAVDLECKRDNRIFVTQIHPVKDATDSKYRLGIWVRDSTAGVGTLTFVDPVTKHMGALGHAITDVDTGSQLSVRNGEITESGIIDVKIGKKGLPGELVGNFTGKRKSLGTIIKNTSYGIYGKASGKITNPIYKDPLSIAHQYNIKPGKASILTTIDDQGIQEYDVQILKVNRQTSPGPKGLVLEITDPRLLEKTGGIVQGMSGSPIIQDGKLVGAVTHVFVNDPKKGYGIFIEWMLEESNKIIE; encoded by the coding sequence ATGAGAAAGGGAATCATCAAAAAAATAGCGGGAGTTTTATTGGCAGCATTCTTCCTGGCCTTTAATTACTCCTCTTATGTTCAGAATATTGTTAAGTTTCCGACCGAACTGGAGATCTTTGAAGGGGATACCCAGACATTGAATTTTCGCCTGCCATTGCAGGTAAAGATCCGAAGCAGGGACAAAAATGTACTGAAGCTCAACGGGGATTCCCTGAAGGATCAACAATACTGCCAGGTAAATCAGCCGTTGGCGATTCAACCGGTAAAGCAGGGATATGTCAATCTGGATTTCAGATTATTTGGTGTGATCCCGATCAAACAGCTCAAAATAAACGTTACATCCCAAAAAGCCCTCATACCGGGCGGCAATTCCATCGGGGTGTCTTTGTATACAAACGGGGCATTGATTGTCGGCACATCGGAAGTGACAGATGCTGATGGAGTCACCCATTTTCCGGCCATGGATGCCGGCCTTCTGCCGGGCGATGTCATCGAGAAGATTAATAGCGTCACGGTAAAGGATGCCAACCATTTATCCAGGCTTGTAAATAAAGTCAGGGGCATCGCAGTGGATCTGGAATGTAAACGGGACAACCGGATTTTTGTTACACAAATCCATCCGGTAAAGGATGCAACCGACTCAAAATACCGTCTTGGAATATGGGTGCGGGACAGTACCGCAGGAGTCGGAACCCTGACTTTTGTCGATCCCGTGACAAAGCATATGGGCGCTTTGGGACATGCCATTACGGACGTGGACACGGGTTCCCAGCTTTCTGTCAGAAATGGGGAGATTACCGAATCCGGAATTATTGATGTTAAAATCGGTAAAAAGGGGCTTCCTGGTGAATTGGTGGGAAATTTTACAGGTAAAAGGAAATCATTGGGCACAATTATAAAAAATACTTCCTATGGGATATACGGTAAGGCTTCCGGAAAGATCACCAATCCGATTTACAAGGATCCGTTGTCCATTGCCCATCAGTATAATATCAAGCCGGGTAAGGCGTCCATCCTGACAACTATAGATGATCAGGGGATTCAGGAATACGATGTGCAGATTCTCAAGGTAAACCGACAGACCTCTCCGGGGCCCAAAGGCCTGGTCCTGGAAATTACCGATCCCAGGCTGTTGGAAAAAACAGGAGGAATTGTTCAGGGTATGAGCGGAAGCCCGATTATACAGGATGGAAAACTGGTGGGAGCCGTCACCCATGTATTCGTCAATGACCCGAAAAAGGGATACGGGATTTTCATCGAATGGATGCTGGAGGAATCGAATAAGATCATCGAATAG
- the recN gene encoding DNA repair protein RecN, whose amino-acid sequence MIHEISIRNIALIDDLTISFEKGFNVLTGETGAGKSILIDSVNLALGERADRELIQTGKDHARVELLFSMVTGKVNEILKSYGIEPESDGTLLLMRELTVQGRNICRINGHSVTLSMLRNVSRHLVDVHGQHQHQSLLSAESHIDYLDRLGGDELKSQKEGFQKTWQSWKSIQKEINKIINRNKDGETRKDFLKYQIDEIEQASLKPGEEEELRKEREVLIHAEKIIHAVTDAYGQLYSGTNVTPSITDQLGKVLDQLHTVESFDESLEPVLHSLENIQYSLEDAILNLRAYKERFEFDPLRLENIETRLEEIQAVKRKYRGTAEEVLERKKQMESELEEIEKSQGRLESLQEKYQSTYQTVLAKCRQISHTRKRCAKFLESGLARQLADLNMEKTQFRVSFMTPDAADITENGYDKVEFQISTNPGEPLKPLAKIVSGGEMSRVMLAFKTILGNLDEIPTMIFDEIDVGIGGRTAQSVAEKIRAISKNRQVICVTHLPQIASMADGHYAIEKKFTGNHTRTLVSKLGPEERKKEIARMIGGSSLTPLSLRHAGELIASASQHKNS is encoded by the coding sequence AATATTGCCCTGATTGACGATCTGACGATTTCCTTTGAGAAGGGGTTCAATGTATTGACGGGGGAAACCGGTGCCGGAAAATCCATCCTCATAGATTCCGTAAATCTTGCCCTGGGAGAGAGGGCAGACAGGGAGCTGATTCAGACCGGAAAAGATCATGCCAGGGTGGAATTGCTGTTTTCCATGGTAACCGGAAAAGTCAATGAGATTTTGAAGAGCTACGGGATTGAACCGGAATCCGACGGAACTCTGCTTTTAATGAGGGAACTGACCGTTCAGGGGAGAAACATCTGCCGGATCAATGGACACTCCGTTACCCTTTCCATGCTTCGCAACGTCAGCAGGCATTTGGTGGATGTCCATGGGCAGCATCAGCATCAATCCCTGCTTTCTGCAGAATCCCACATTGATTACCTGGATCGGCTGGGTGGTGACGAGTTGAAATCCCAAAAAGAGGGCTTCCAAAAAACCTGGCAGTCCTGGAAGTCGATTCAGAAGGAAATCAACAAAATAATCAACCGGAACAAGGACGGGGAAACCCGAAAGGATTTTTTGAAGTATCAGATTGATGAGATTGAACAGGCCAGTCTGAAGCCGGGTGAGGAAGAGGAACTGCGGAAAGAACGGGAAGTTCTGATTCATGCAGAAAAAATCATTCATGCGGTAACCGACGCCTATGGGCAGCTTTATTCCGGGACAAATGTGACACCATCGATTACGGACCAGTTGGGGAAAGTCCTTGATCAGCTGCATACCGTGGAATCTTTCGATGAATCTTTGGAGCCTGTTCTGCATTCATTGGAAAATATACAGTACTCTCTTGAAGATGCCATACTGAACCTGAGAGCCTATAAAGAACGTTTTGAATTTGATCCTCTCCGACTGGAGAATATCGAAACCCGACTGGAAGAAATTCAGGCTGTCAAAAGGAAATATCGTGGTACGGCAGAAGAGGTGCTGGAGCGGAAAAAGCAGATGGAATCTGAACTGGAGGAAATTGAAAAAAGTCAGGGACGACTGGAATCCCTGCAGGAGAAATATCAATCCACTTATCAAACCGTACTTGCAAAATGCCGGCAGATTTCCCACACCCGTAAGCGATGTGCGAAGTTTCTTGAGAGCGGGCTGGCCAGGCAACTGGCAGACCTGAATATGGAGAAAACACAGTTTCGGGTTTCTTTTATGACACCGGATGCAGCCGATATCACGGAAAACGGCTACGATAAGGTGGAATTTCAGATTTCAACAAATCCGGGAGAACCTCTGAAGCCATTGGCGAAGATTGTATCAGGAGGGGAGATGTCCCGCGTGATGCTGGCATTCAAAACGATACTGGGCAATCTGGATGAAATCCCGACCATGATTTTTGACGAAATTGATGTGGGCATCGGCGGCAGAACCGCACAAAGTGTAGCAGAAAAGATCCGTGCCATTTCAAAAAACCGACAGGTAATCTGCGTGACGCATCTGCCTCAGATTGCTTCCATGGCAGATGGACATTATGCCATTGAGAAAAAATTTACAGGCAATCATACCCGCACTTTGGTTTCCAAACTGGGGCCGGAAGAACGAAAAAAGGAAATTGCCAGAATGATTGGAGGGTCTTCCCTGACACCATTAAGTCTCCGGCATGCCGGCGAACTGATTGCATCGGCGTCGCAGCATAAAAATTCCTGA